Genomic window (bacterium):
TATCTTCATCTACACCACGGGGGAGTCGGGGTACGGCATCGAGGAGATCGCGTCCTTCTACGACGGCAGCGTCAACACATTCCTGGGGGATATGCTCGCCGATCTCCGCCGGGCCATAACCTCGGGCGACCGGGGTCCCGCCTTCCGCTGGGGCGGCTACAACCGGACGAGCGCCAAAGGGATCCCCATCGCCTCCGCCGATTACTTCCCCTACGGGTACTACAACCTGGACAGCCTGCTCCTCGTCGGAAAAAACCTCATCCGCGTGGACTGCTACTGTCACGACGAGATGGCGGAAAGTTTTCGGGAGGTGATTCTCGCCACCCTCGCCACCATCGTGGAGCATGGGATGAGTAACGGGGGATAAGTTCGCCGGACGCGTAAAAAAGGTGGGGTCGACCCACCTTTTTCTATGCCGGAGCGCTGCAGGTGACGTTTCCGCCCTCCTGCAGGAGCAGTGGACAGCCGCCGCCGCACAGGGGGAACTCGGCGCACCCGCGGCACTCGTCGGGAACCCACTCCCGTTTGCGCAGGCTGACCGCCAGGGGACTGTTCCAGATTTTCCCCCAGTCGTCGGTGAGGATGTTGCCCAACACCTCGAAGTAGCTCTGGCAGGGCAGCACGTCGCCGTTGGGCTCCACGGCCAGGTTGTACCGCGCGGCGGAGCAGGTTTTTATCCCCACGCCCAGTTCGAGCGGATTGAGTTCCTCGTAGCGCGTCGGGGTGTACCAGAGGAAGTTCAAGCCGCGCGAGACGGCGGTGTTGAAAAATTCTTCCACGTAAGGCACCAGCTCGGCCTCGGTCAAGGCGTCGGGATTTGATTTCCCCTTGCCGGAGTGGATCATGCCGTTGGCCGCCACCTGGGTGAGCCCCAGGTCGGCCAGGAATTCCACCGTCCGCCGGAGATGGTCGGCGTTGCGCCGGGTTATCGTCGTGTTGGTCAGGACGTAGAGCGGCTGCGCCAGGGCGTTTTTTATCCCCTGCACCGTCTCCTTCCAGGCTCCGGGGGCTCCCACCATGGCGTCGTGCACCGCCTCGTCGCAGCTCTCCAGCGTAATCTGCACGTGGTCCAGCCCCACCTCCACCAGCCCGGCCAGGAAGTCCCGGTCGGCCAGTTTCCGCCCGTTGGTCAAAAGACCGGTCACCAGGCCGATGTCCTCGGCGTATTCGATGAGCTCGCGCAGGTGGGGGTAGAGGGTGGCCTCGCCGCCGGTGAAGGTCACGTGGGGCACACCGGCCTCCCACAGCTTTTCCATGACCCGGCGCCAGTCCTCCTTGGCCAGAGACGGTTTATCCCGGTGCTCGGGGGCCACGTAGCAGTGGCCGCAGTCTGCGTTGCAGGCGTAGGTGAGGACGAGGTCCACCCGGTAGGGGGCGAAGGTCTCCACGCTGAACGGCTCGTAGCGGTCGAGGTCGAGGTAGGTCACGGGGCAGACGTCGCCGCCGCGGGCCAGCCCGGTGATTATTCCCAAAATTTCCCGGTAATCGGCGAGGGCGATTTTCTTCGGAAGAAGGACGATGGAAACGCCGATACCCACGGCGCCGAGGACGATGAAGAGCCAGCTAACGACGCCTCCCGGCCCGCTCTCGGCGACCATCCGGCTCTCGCCGGGGCCGAAGGTCACGAGGAGGCCGACGAGGAGCAGGGCGAGGCTGACCGCCGCCGCCGCTCCCACCAGGATGAAATCGTAAAGTCCTTTTTTCATAAGCTCACGTAATCCCCGGGATCGGTGATTAGCACGCACCGTCCGTAAACCAGGCTTGCCCCGGCCTCCTCGGCCAGCCGGACCGCTTCGGGGCCGTCGGCACCGGGCTGCATCCAGAAAGTCTTGACGCCCAGCTCCAGCGCCTCCCGCATCACCGCGGCGGTCCGCGGGGGCGGGGTAATGAAGATCACCGCGTCGGGCCGCTCCGGCAGCGCGGCGAGGTTTTTAAAGCAGCGGTCGCCGTCAATCGCGTCGGCCAGCGGGTTCACCGGGTAGACCGTGTAGCGTCCCAACGATTTCAACCGGCGGTAGACCTTGAAGCCGAATTTCCCCTCGTCGCGGCTGGCCCCGGCCACGGCGATGGCCTTCGAACGGAAGAAAGCGGCGATGGCTTCCCTCATCGGTTTATATCCCGTGCATGAGCC
Coding sequences:
- a CDS encoding radical SAM protein — translated: MKKGLYDFILVGAAAAVSLALLLVGLLVTFGPGESRMVAESGPGGVVSWLFIVLGAVGIGVSIVLLPKKIALADYREILGIITGLARGGDVCPVTYLDLDRYEPFSVETFAPYRVDLVLTYACNADCGHCYVAPEHRDKPSLAKEDWRRVMEKLWEAGVPHVTFTGGEATLYPHLRELIEYAEDIGLVTGLLTNGRKLADRDFLAGLVEVGLDHVQITLESCDEAVHDAMVGAPGAWKETVQGIKNALAQPLYVLTNTTITRRNADHLRRTVEFLADLGLTQVAANGMIHSGKGKSNPDALTEAELVPYVEEFFNTAVSRGLNFLWYTPTRYEELNPLELGVGIKTCSAARYNLAVEPNGDVLPCQSYFEVLGNILTDDWGKIWNSPLAVSLRKREWVPDECRGCAEFPLCGGGCPLLLQEGGNVTCSAPA
- a CDS encoding CoA-binding protein — its product is MREAIAAFFRSKAIAVAGASRDEGKFGFKVYRRLKSLGRYTVYPVNPLADAIDGDRCFKNLAALPERPDAVIFITPPPRTAAVMREALELGVKTFWMQPGADGPEAVRLAEEAGASLVYGRCVLITDPGDYVSL